The window CTAAATTATTTCCTGGCTTCCTTAGTAGGCTGAttattcacctgtaaaatggtcATCTACCTGAGAATTactgtggtttcagaaagggccaaggaaggctcaatatggtgtttgctgctcgACTACTCCAGGACAAATCCCAGGAGCAGAAAAACTCTACACACATTTGTTGATCTGATCAAAGTCTTTGATACAGTCAGTCaggagggcttatggaaaattatgtcaaaattggGTTGTTCAGAGTTCATCAGGACAACAATTTCATGATGCCATACTTGTTTGGGTTCTGGATAATGAATGACACTTGCACTTTTCtggtcaccagtggagtgaaactaGGTTGtgtgcttgctcccatgctttttcaTGATGCTTTCAGCAATGTTGTCAGATGCGTTCAATAAAGACAAAAGTGGcatcaaggtcatctactgcactTGTGATAAATTATTTATCTCAAGGAAGACTTCAAGCTGAGACTAAACTAGAGGAAGAGCTGGCACATAagtttttgtttgcagatgatttgcAGAGATTTTTGTTTGCAGATGCATCCAATGCAGACTTTGAGGCTAAGATATAATAGAATATTGATCAATTATCTGCTAATTTTGGACTAACAagcaacaccaagaaaacagaggttctcCATCAGCTAGCACACCATCCATACAAGGAAACCTTAGTTATAGGAAAGGGATAAATTTCTAATACTGTGAACATGTTCACTTATTTTGGCAGTATTCTTTTCAGGGATATACACAAAGATGAGATTGGTAAACATATTGCTAGAGATAACACAGTGTTTGGGTgtctctgaaggaaagtgtgggagagaagagatgttAAACAACCCATAAAATTGAAGGTCTCAGAATGATGAACTCATTATTTTATGTCTATAGAGCTGTTGggctgacttcattgttgtatgctTGTGAAGACTGGATAGTATATCAGTActatgccagaaaactgaatcacttccatttgaattatcttaggaagattctgaagatcacctggataGATAAAGTACTGAACTCTGATGTCCTTTTTGAATTAAACTGCCAAGGATTCTAACTCTACTGAGGAGAGCACAACTCCAATGGGCTGGCCATTTGTTTGAATTTCAAAtgtacatttgcctaaaagactacgTTATGGAGAACTCATGCAAAGCAAGCATGCAAATGgtgatcagaagaagcaataaacgaacactctcaagatctctctAAAATCTTTGGAATTATGTGATATGGTAGACACTGGCAGAGGGTCATCCAGCATAGTGTGTTGCATCAAAGAAGGTACTGTCCTATGAGTGAagtagaattgcagtagctcaaaaggaaatgagatgcacaaatttagagacaacTTCTCTACAAATAGTCAAGTGAACTACTTGGTGCTTGTCCTGTGGGAGTCTTTTAACCCATATTGGTGTGTTGGACCAATTGTCCAATTGGACATAGTGTACCTTGACTatcaacatagtgatgtcattttagtgttcttcaagaataaaggataacAACCAACCAACTAtgattgttctttccattgcTACTATTGTAGGCATGATACATATTGGTTTTTTGGCTGTGCTTCTCTtggcatcagttcacataagtcttttgatacttctttatattcatcatgtctaccataatttgtttagataTTCCTAACTCAATGGACacctttttgtatatttattttcctttgcttgTCTTTATTTCAATAGCCTATTCcttcatttaaaatatgaataggTTGAATAATTTCCTTTGCATCTATGATGCTACCGATTGATGGCTCtcccctttttttaatcattgcaGTTGAATGATTTGAGTCTTCAGTATTATTGGTCAGATAAAGATACTGGATGTCAGTGTAGTACTTAGAGTCTCAGattcttcattgttttctttgttctaatGGGACCTTAGAAAGGAGAAAGTATGAATGCAGTGTTGGGACACAAGGTCAATTCTACCAACTACTGTCACAATGCCTAGGGTGGGGTCAGGTTTCATCATGCGAGATCTTCTTGTATTTGGTCTCAGTTTCTATTGTCCAACTTTTATctttcctactttatttttcaGCCATTAAGgacttcaaagaagagaaaaaccaaACAACTGTTATGGAATTCATCTTCCTGGGATTTTCAAACCACCCTGACCTTCAGGGAttgttttttctgttgtttttagttatttatttgaTAACAATCCTAGGAAACACTTTCATATTAACTGCAATTAGGGTTAATCCTATCCTCCACACCCCTATGTATTATTTCCTCAGTAATTTGTCTTTCCTGGACATCTGCTATACCTCCACCACTGTTCCCATCATTTTGGTGAACTTCTTCCGAGAGAAGAAGACCATTTCCTATGAAGGTTGCCTGTCCCAGGTCTTTTTCCTTGTTACATTTGCAGGCTGTGAATGTGTCCTATTGGCTGTTATGGCTTATGATAGGTTCGTAGCCATATGCCATCCCTTACGCTACCCAGTCCTTATGAGCAAAAGAGTCTGTGCATATTTAGCAGCTGGGACCTGGTTGTATAGTATAGTGAATTCTCTGATGCACACAGGACTGACAGCAGCTCTCACTTTGTGTGGTCCAAACCAGATCAGCCATTTTCTTTGTGATATACCTCTGCTCCTGAAGCTCTCCTGCTCAGATACTTCAGCCAATGAAGTTGCCCTCTATGTATCCAGTGCCACTTTTGGTCTAAGCCCTTGCTTCTTCACTGCTGTGTCCTATATTCTCATCATCTCTGCCATCTTGAAAATCCAGTCTGCTCAAGGGCGGC is drawn from Macrotis lagotis isolate mMagLag1 chromosome 5, bilby.v1.9.chrom.fasta, whole genome shotgun sequence and contains these coding sequences:
- the LOC141489486 gene encoding olfactory receptor 5V1-like, encoding MAIKDFKEEKNQTTVMEFIFLGFSNHPDLQGLFFLLFLVIYLITILGNTFILTAIRVNPILHTPMYYFLSNLSFLDICYTSTTVPIILVNFFREKKTISYEGCLSQVFFLVTFAGCECVLLAVMAYDRFVAICHPLRYPVLMSKRVCAYLAAGTWLYSIVNSLMHTGLTAALTLCGPNQISHFLCDIPLLLKLSCSDTSANEVALYVSSATFGLSPCFFTAVSYILIISAILKIQSAQGRQKAFSTCASHLTVVVIYYGTINFNYDRPSSGYSLDVDILASVLFCIVTPMLNPIIYSLRNKEVKDTLKKLFERYMLPSGSSV